One Cryptomeria japonica chromosome 9, Sugi_1.0, whole genome shotgun sequence genomic window carries:
- the LOC131858189 gene encoding uncharacterized protein LOC131858189, with translation MGWNKEVHDAAKMAVGRFWIYGSIPFFTARSPYWQEMVDALTICGAGFKAPSEFDLRGPILTELVNDVKKELGDQRQIWSTKGCTIMTDGWTDRRNRTLLNFLVSSAGGTVFIKSIDASAHCKNATYLCEQIEEVINEVGEENVVQVVTDNAPNYVAADY, from the exons atgggttggaacaaggaggtccatgatgctgctaaaatggcagttggcagatTTTGGATCTATGGCAGTATTCCATTCTTCACAGCCAG GTcaccttattggcaagaaatggttgatgcccttaccatttgtggggcggggttcaaagccccttctgagtttgatttgaggggacccattttgactgaattggtgaatgatgtgaagaaAGAATTGGGTGATCAACGCcaaatatggagcactaaaggttgcaccatcatgactgatggttggacagacaggagaaatagaactctccttaattttcttgtttcttccgcag ggggcactgTTTTCATCAAGTCTATTGATGCCtctgcccattgcaagaatgccacctacctatgtgagcagatagaggaggtgattaatGAGGTGGGTGaagagaacgtggtacaggtggtgactgaCAATGcaccaaattatgttgctgcag actattga